The following are from one region of the Stigmatopora argus isolate UIUO_Sarg chromosome 9, RoL_Sarg_1.0, whole genome shotgun sequence genome:
- the LOC144082541 gene encoding zinc finger C4H2 domain-containing protein, which produces MTDEQEIMCKLENILDVRNKTVQMQKIKSRLKIEFEALESEEKHLKEYKQEMDLLLQEKMAHVEELRLIHADINVMESTIKQSENDLNKLLETTRRLHDEYKPLKEHVDALRMTLGLHRLPHLSEEEEKLSLDYFEKQKAEWQKEPHEPAIPESLAAAAAAAQQLQVSRKQDARQTATFRQQPPPMKACLSCHQQIHRNAPICPLCKAKSRSRNPKKPKRKPDE; this is translated from the exons ATGACGGACGAGCAAGAAATCATGTGCAAGTTAGAAAACATACTGGATGTACG GAACAAAACAGTCCAAATGCAGAAGATCAAGTCTCGTCTGAAGATTGAGTTTGAGGCATTGGAGTCTGAAGAGAAGCATCTAAAAGAGTACAAGCAAGAAATGGATCTCCTCCTGCAGGAAAAGATGGCACATGTTGAGGAGCTCCGACTCATACATGCAGATATCAACGTG aTGGAGAGCACAATCAAGCAGTCTGAAAATGACCTGAACAAGCTGTTAGAAACAACTCGCCGCCTCCATGATGAGTACAAACCTCTGAAGGAGCATGTTGATGCACTGAGAATGACTTTAGGGCTGCACAGACTGCCTCACCTCAGTGAAGAAGAGGAGAAGCTATCTCTGGA TTACTTTGAGAAGCAAAAAGCAGAGTGGCAAAAGGAGCCTCATGAGCCAGCTATCCCAGAATCCCTTGCTGCCGCAGCAGCGGCGGCACAGCAGCTTCAGGTGTCCCGCAAACAAGATGCCCGTCAAACCGCCACTTTCCGACAGCAACCACCACCCATGAAG GCTTGCCTCTCGTGCCACCAGCAGATTCACCGCAATGCACCCATCTGTCCCTTGTGCAAGGCCAAGAGCCGCTCACGCAACCCTAAGAAGCCCAAAAGGAAACCGGATGAGTAG